From a region of the Chrysemys picta bellii isolate R12L10 chromosome 7, ASM1138683v2, whole genome shotgun sequence genome:
- the MARCHF8 gene encoding E3 ubiquitin-protein ligase MARCHF8 isoform X4: MGRTAGGLRCTSGIRHQEEGLVNEKALGHSVSRSSNISKAGSPTSVSAPHSFSRTSVTPSNQDICSSSAVFSECCHHSPVQSAVVLKNPHCQNSLTQGVTVTVICQDTLQASKRNSHGQDWVHALESAKNAKATRPLKFSKSLNDMDQKAQSTTEGSNYGERTCSEGKLTPTQEQCLRINRFNQKEKKSLNLRPFFSNSKHSYMPSLCTTYSSASGATENHHAVHIPLLDDKVDNETSSRSKKLLRYLFSFSHSSSASSLHKFHELESYPSHFQTAKSSSVLVESTGFCSDDMGDDDVFEDSASVRLKAKELRAPLCSVEKDSDLDCPSPLSEKFPPLSPVSTSGDACRICHCEGDEESPLITPCHCTGSLHFVHQACLQQWIKSSDTRCCELCKYEFIMETKLKPLRKWEKLQMTASERRKIMCSVTFHIIAITCVVWSLYVLIDRTAEEIKQGQTTGILEWPFWTKLVVVAIGFTGGLLFMYVQCKVYVQLWKRLKAYNRVIYVQNCPDTSKKSIFEKPALMEPNVENKEMLGVHLSDTNSSHYTEPEDCGAEILHV; encoded by the exons GCTGGCAGTCCAACCTCCGTTTCTGCTCCTCATAGCTTCTCTCGGACTTCTGTTACACCATCCAATCAGGacatctgcag TTCCAGTGCAGTGTTTTCTGAATGTTGTCATCACAGTCCAGTGCAGTCTGCTGTTGTCTTGAAAAATCCTCACTGCCAGAATTCTCTGACACAAGGGGTCACAGTGACAGTAATCTGTCAGGACACGTTACAGGCATCAAAGAGAAACTCCCATGGGCAGGATTGGGTCCATGCGCTCGAGTCTGCTAAAAATGCAAAAGCCACCCGTCCTCTTAAATTCTCCAAGTCCCTCAACGACATGGACCAGAAGGCACAGAGCACCACAGAGGGCTCTAACTATGGGGAGCGAACGTGCTCTGAAGGCAAACTGACCCCGACACAGGAGCAGTGTTTAAGGATTAACAGATTTAATCAGAAAGAGAAGAAATCGCTCAATCTCAGACCTTTTTTTAGCAATTCTAAACACTCTTACATGCCGTCTCTTTGCACCACCTACTCGAGCGCTTCGGGAGCAACCGAGAACCACCACGCGGTGCATATACCTCTCCTGGATGACAAGGTGGACAATGAGACATCATCAAGAAGCAAAAAGCTGCTGCGCTacctcttctccttctcccacaGCTCGAGTGCCAGCAGCCTGCATAAGTTCCATGAACTAGAGAGCTATCCAAGCCACTTCCAAACTGCAAAATCCTCCAGCGTGCTGGTGGAAAGCACAGGCTTCTGCTCTGATGACATGGGGGATGACGACGTATTTGAGGACAGTGCCTCCGTGAGGTTGAAAGCAAAAGAGCTGCGGGCACCACTCTGTTCAGTTGAGAAAGACAGTGACCTAGACTGCCCTTCTCCCCTGTCAGAAAAATTCCCCCCTCTTTCCCCTGTTTCCACGTCGGGGGATGCCTGCAG GATATGTCACTGTGAAGGAGACGAGGAGAGCCCCTTGATTACCCCCTGTCACTGCACAGGAAGTCTTCATTTTGTGCACCAAGCCTGCCTGCAACAGTGGATCAAGAGCTCAGACACCCGATGTTGTGAACTCTGCAAGTATGAGTTCATCATGGAGACCAAATTAAAACCTCTACGAAAG TGGGAGAAGTTGCAGATGACGGCCAGTGAGAGGAGGAAGATCATGTGCTCTGTAACATTCCATATCATTGCCATCACCTGCGTCGTGTGGTCTCTGTATGTCCTTATAGACAGGACTGCTGAAGAGATTAAACAGGGACAGACTACTG GGATTCTAGAGTGGCCATTTTGGACTAAGCTGGTAGTTGTGGCTATTGGCTTCACTGGAGGACTCCTGTTCATGTATGTACAGTGCAAAGTATATGTACAGCTGTGGAAGAGACTTAAGGCTTATAACCGAGTAATATATGTACAGAACTGTCCGGATACTAGCAAAAAGAGTATCTTTGAAAAACCTGCATTAATGGAGCCAAATGTTGAAAATAAAGAAATGCTTGGGGTCCACCTTTCGGATACAAACTCTTCACATTACACGGAGCCTGAAGACTGTGGTGCAGAAATCCTTCATGTCTGA
- the LOC135972875 gene encoding uncharacterized protein LOC135972875, with the protein MQSSPAVMAMQSVNRKRAPAWTDREVLDLIAVWGDESVLSELRSKRRNAKIYEKISKDMAERGYSRDATQCRVKIKELRQGYQKTKEANGRSGSHPQTSRFYEALHSILGAAATTTPPVTVDSEDGILSTAGSSDMLGDGEDEEGDEEGEAVGSSHNADFPDSQDLFITLTEIPYEASPAITPDTESGEGSATPSATVSQPSLESHSQRLARIRRRKKRTREDMFSELMASSQAQAAQQTQWRENLTRMHQANMDREERWRQEDQQATLTLLGLLREQTDTLRRLVDVLQERRQEDRAPLQSISNRPPPPPSPIPTSPKVQRRRGGRVPANSHSTPAESSSSRRLSFPKI; encoded by the exons atgcagagctctccagcagtgatggccatgcagtctgtgaatagaaagagagccccagcatggactgatcgtgaagtcttggatctcatcgctgtgtggggcgatgagtccgtgctttccgagctgcgatccaaaagaaggaatgcaaagatctacgagaagatctctaaagacatggcagagagaggatacagccgggatgcaacgcagtgccgcgtgaaaatcaaggagctgagacaaggctaccagaagaccaaagaggcaaacggacgctccggatcccatccccagacatcccgtttctacgaggcactgcattccatcctcggtgctgccgccaccactaccccaccagtgaccgtggactctgaggatgggatactgtccacggccggttcctcagacatgttaggggacggggaagatgaggaaggagatgaggagggcgaggcagttggcagctctcacaacgctgatttccccgacagccaggatctcttcatcacccttacagagatcccctacgaagcgtccccagccattaccccggacacagaatctggtgaaggatcagcca ccccgtctgcgactgtctcacaacctagcctggaatcacactcccagaggctagcgcggattaggcgtaggaagaagaggacacgggaggacatgttctctgagcttatggcctcttcccaagcccaggcagcacagcagacccagtggcgggagaacttgacccgaatgcaccaagccaacatggatcgggaggagaggtggcggcaggaagaccagcaggcgactctaacgctgcttggactactgagggagcaaacggacacactccggcgccttgtggatgttctgcaggaacggaggcaggaggacagagccccgctgcagtccatctctaaccgccctcccccgccaccaagtcccatacccacctcacccaaagtgcaaagaaggagaggcggcagagtccctgctaactctcactccacccctgcagagagctctagtagcagaaggctctcatttcccaaaatttga
- the MARCHF8 gene encoding E3 ubiquitin-protein ligase MARCHF8 isoform X2 has product MNMPLHQISVIPARDVTSSRVSRSKTKEKEREEQNEKALGHSVSRSSNISKAGSPTSVSAPHSFSRTSVTPSNQDICSSSAVFSECCHHSPVQSAVVLKNPHCQNSLTQGVTVTVICQDTLQASKRNSHGQDWVHALESAKNAKATRPLKFSKSLNDMDQKAQSTTEGSNYGERTCSEGKLTPTQEQCLRINRFNQKEKKSLNLRPFFSNSKHSYMPSLCTTYSSASGATENHHAVHIPLLDDKVDNETSSRSKKLLRYLFSFSHSSSASSLHKFHELESYPSHFQTAKSSSVLVESTGFCSDDMGDDDVFEDSASVRLKAKELRAPLCSVEKDSDLDCPSPLSEKFPPLSPVSTSGDACRICHCEGDEESPLITPCHCTGSLHFVHQACLQQWIKSSDTRCCELCKYEFIMETKLKPLRKWEKLQMTASERRKIMCSVTFHIIAITCVVWSLYVLIDRTAEEIKQGQTTGILEWPFWTKLVVVAIGFTGGLLFMYVQCKVYVQLWKRLKAYNRVIYVQNCPDTSKKSIFEKPALMEPNVENKEMLGVHLSDTNSSHYTEPEDCGAEILHV; this is encoded by the exons GCTGGCAGTCCAACCTCCGTTTCTGCTCCTCATAGCTTCTCTCGGACTTCTGTTACACCATCCAATCAGGacatctgcag TTCCAGTGCAGTGTTTTCTGAATGTTGTCATCACAGTCCAGTGCAGTCTGCTGTTGTCTTGAAAAATCCTCACTGCCAGAATTCTCTGACACAAGGGGTCACAGTGACAGTAATCTGTCAGGACACGTTACAGGCATCAAAGAGAAACTCCCATGGGCAGGATTGGGTCCATGCGCTCGAGTCTGCTAAAAATGCAAAAGCCACCCGTCCTCTTAAATTCTCCAAGTCCCTCAACGACATGGACCAGAAGGCACAGAGCACCACAGAGGGCTCTAACTATGGGGAGCGAACGTGCTCTGAAGGCAAACTGACCCCGACACAGGAGCAGTGTTTAAGGATTAACAGATTTAATCAGAAAGAGAAGAAATCGCTCAATCTCAGACCTTTTTTTAGCAATTCTAAACACTCTTACATGCCGTCTCTTTGCACCACCTACTCGAGCGCTTCGGGAGCAACCGAGAACCACCACGCGGTGCATATACCTCTCCTGGATGACAAGGTGGACAATGAGACATCATCAAGAAGCAAAAAGCTGCTGCGCTacctcttctccttctcccacaGCTCGAGTGCCAGCAGCCTGCATAAGTTCCATGAACTAGAGAGCTATCCAAGCCACTTCCAAACTGCAAAATCCTCCAGCGTGCTGGTGGAAAGCACAGGCTTCTGCTCTGATGACATGGGGGATGACGACGTATTTGAGGACAGTGCCTCCGTGAGGTTGAAAGCAAAAGAGCTGCGGGCACCACTCTGTTCAGTTGAGAAAGACAGTGACCTAGACTGCCCTTCTCCCCTGTCAGAAAAATTCCCCCCTCTTTCCCCTGTTTCCACGTCGGGGGATGCCTGCAG GATATGTCACTGTGAAGGAGACGAGGAGAGCCCCTTGATTACCCCCTGTCACTGCACAGGAAGTCTTCATTTTGTGCACCAAGCCTGCCTGCAACAGTGGATCAAGAGCTCAGACACCCGATGTTGTGAACTCTGCAAGTATGAGTTCATCATGGAGACCAAATTAAAACCTCTACGAAAG TGGGAGAAGTTGCAGATGACGGCCAGTGAGAGGAGGAAGATCATGTGCTCTGTAACATTCCATATCATTGCCATCACCTGCGTCGTGTGGTCTCTGTATGTCCTTATAGACAGGACTGCTGAAGAGATTAAACAGGGACAGACTACTG GGATTCTAGAGTGGCCATTTTGGACTAAGCTGGTAGTTGTGGCTATTGGCTTCACTGGAGGACTCCTGTTCATGTATGTACAGTGCAAAGTATATGTACAGCTGTGGAAGAGACTTAAGGCTTATAACCGAGTAATATATGTACAGAACTGTCCGGATACTAGCAAAAAGAGTATCTTTGAAAAACCTGCATTAATGGAGCCAAATGTTGAAAATAAAGAAATGCTTGGGGTCCACCTTTCGGATACAAACTCTTCACATTACACGGAGCCTGAAGACTGTGGTGCAGAAATCCTTCATGTCTGA
- the MARCHF8 gene encoding E3 ubiquitin-protein ligase MARCHF8 isoform X6 yields the protein MHPCWKMKLQNEKALGHSVSRSSNISKAGSPTSVSAPHSFSRTSVTPSNQDICSSSAVFSECCHHSPVQSAVVLKNPHCQNSLTQGVTVTVICQDTLQASKRNSHGQDWVHALESAKNAKATRPLKFSKSLNDMDQKAQSTTEGSNYGERTCSEGKLTPTQEQCLRINRFNQKEKKSLNLRPFFSNSKHSYMPSLCTTYSSASGATENHHAVHIPLLDDKVDNETSSRSKKLLRYLFSFSHSSSASSLHKFHELESYPSHFQTAKSSSVLVESTGFCSDDMGDDDVFEDSASVRLKAKELRAPLCSVEKDSDLDCPSPLSEKFPPLSPVSTSGDACRICHCEGDEESPLITPCHCTGSLHFVHQACLQQWIKSSDTRCCELCKYEFIMETKLKPLRKWEKLQMTASERRKIMCSVTFHIIAITCVVWSLYVLIDRTAEEIKQGQTTGILEWPFWTKLVVVAIGFTGGLLFMYVQCKVYVQLWKRLKAYNRVIYVQNCPDTSKKSIFEKPALMEPNVENKEMLGVHLSDTNSSHYTEPEDCGAEILHV from the exons GCTGGCAGTCCAACCTCCGTTTCTGCTCCTCATAGCTTCTCTCGGACTTCTGTTACACCATCCAATCAGGacatctgcag TTCCAGTGCAGTGTTTTCTGAATGTTGTCATCACAGTCCAGTGCAGTCTGCTGTTGTCTTGAAAAATCCTCACTGCCAGAATTCTCTGACACAAGGGGTCACAGTGACAGTAATCTGTCAGGACACGTTACAGGCATCAAAGAGAAACTCCCATGGGCAGGATTGGGTCCATGCGCTCGAGTCTGCTAAAAATGCAAAAGCCACCCGTCCTCTTAAATTCTCCAAGTCCCTCAACGACATGGACCAGAAGGCACAGAGCACCACAGAGGGCTCTAACTATGGGGAGCGAACGTGCTCTGAAGGCAAACTGACCCCGACACAGGAGCAGTGTTTAAGGATTAACAGATTTAATCAGAAAGAGAAGAAATCGCTCAATCTCAGACCTTTTTTTAGCAATTCTAAACACTCTTACATGCCGTCTCTTTGCACCACCTACTCGAGCGCTTCGGGAGCAACCGAGAACCACCACGCGGTGCATATACCTCTCCTGGATGACAAGGTGGACAATGAGACATCATCAAGAAGCAAAAAGCTGCTGCGCTacctcttctccttctcccacaGCTCGAGTGCCAGCAGCCTGCATAAGTTCCATGAACTAGAGAGCTATCCAAGCCACTTCCAAACTGCAAAATCCTCCAGCGTGCTGGTGGAAAGCACAGGCTTCTGCTCTGATGACATGGGGGATGACGACGTATTTGAGGACAGTGCCTCCGTGAGGTTGAAAGCAAAAGAGCTGCGGGCACCACTCTGTTCAGTTGAGAAAGACAGTGACCTAGACTGCCCTTCTCCCCTGTCAGAAAAATTCCCCCCTCTTTCCCCTGTTTCCACGTCGGGGGATGCCTGCAG GATATGTCACTGTGAAGGAGACGAGGAGAGCCCCTTGATTACCCCCTGTCACTGCACAGGAAGTCTTCATTTTGTGCACCAAGCCTGCCTGCAACAGTGGATCAAGAGCTCAGACACCCGATGTTGTGAACTCTGCAAGTATGAGTTCATCATGGAGACCAAATTAAAACCTCTACGAAAG TGGGAGAAGTTGCAGATGACGGCCAGTGAGAGGAGGAAGATCATGTGCTCTGTAACATTCCATATCATTGCCATCACCTGCGTCGTGTGGTCTCTGTATGTCCTTATAGACAGGACTGCTGAAGAGATTAAACAGGGACAGACTACTG GGATTCTAGAGTGGCCATTTTGGACTAAGCTGGTAGTTGTGGCTATTGGCTTCACTGGAGGACTCCTGTTCATGTATGTACAGTGCAAAGTATATGTACAGCTGTGGAAGAGACTTAAGGCTTATAACCGAGTAATATATGTACAGAACTGTCCGGATACTAGCAAAAAGAGTATCTTTGAAAAACCTGCATTAATGGAGCCAAATGTTGAAAATAAAGAAATGCTTGGGGTCCACCTTTCGGATACAAACTCTTCACATTACACGGAGCCTGAAGACTGTGGTGCAGAAATCCTTCATGTCTGA
- the MARCHF8 gene encoding E3 ubiquitin-protein ligase MARCHF8 isoform X3 — MLVYRNAIQIFQSLSFSCIPSDDQVLLKTTATQRYSFQVPEPWKKAGSPTSVSAPHSFSRTSVTPSNQDICSSSAVFSECCHHSPVQSAVVLKNPHCQNSLTQGVTVTVICQDTLQASKRNSHGQDWVHALESAKNAKATRPLKFSKSLNDMDQKAQSTTEGSNYGERTCSEGKLTPTQEQCLRINRFNQKEKKSLNLRPFFSNSKHSYMPSLCTTYSSASGATENHHAVHIPLLDDKVDNETSSRSKKLLRYLFSFSHSSSASSLHKFHELESYPSHFQTAKSSSVLVESTGFCSDDMGDDDVFEDSASVRLKAKELRAPLCSVEKDSDLDCPSPLSEKFPPLSPVSTSGDACRICHCEGDEESPLITPCHCTGSLHFVHQACLQQWIKSSDTRCCELCKYEFIMETKLKPLRKWEKLQMTASERRKIMCSVTFHIIAITCVVWSLYVLIDRTAEEIKQGQTTGILEWPFWTKLVVVAIGFTGGLLFMYVQCKVYVQLWKRLKAYNRVIYVQNCPDTSKKSIFEKPALMEPNVENKEMLGVHLSDTNSSHYTEPEDCGAEILHV, encoded by the exons ATGCTAGTCTATAGAAATGCAATCCAGATTTTTCAATCACTGAGCTTCTCTTGTATCCCATCAGATGACCAAGTCTTACTGAAAACAACTGCTACTCAAAGGTATTCTTTTCAAGTACCTGAGCCCTGGAAAAAG GCTGGCAGTCCAACCTCCGTTTCTGCTCCTCATAGCTTCTCTCGGACTTCTGTTACACCATCCAATCAGGacatctgcag TTCCAGTGCAGTGTTTTCTGAATGTTGTCATCACAGTCCAGTGCAGTCTGCTGTTGTCTTGAAAAATCCTCACTGCCAGAATTCTCTGACACAAGGGGTCACAGTGACAGTAATCTGTCAGGACACGTTACAGGCATCAAAGAGAAACTCCCATGGGCAGGATTGGGTCCATGCGCTCGAGTCTGCTAAAAATGCAAAAGCCACCCGTCCTCTTAAATTCTCCAAGTCCCTCAACGACATGGACCAGAAGGCACAGAGCACCACAGAGGGCTCTAACTATGGGGAGCGAACGTGCTCTGAAGGCAAACTGACCCCGACACAGGAGCAGTGTTTAAGGATTAACAGATTTAATCAGAAAGAGAAGAAATCGCTCAATCTCAGACCTTTTTTTAGCAATTCTAAACACTCTTACATGCCGTCTCTTTGCACCACCTACTCGAGCGCTTCGGGAGCAACCGAGAACCACCACGCGGTGCATATACCTCTCCTGGATGACAAGGTGGACAATGAGACATCATCAAGAAGCAAAAAGCTGCTGCGCTacctcttctccttctcccacaGCTCGAGTGCCAGCAGCCTGCATAAGTTCCATGAACTAGAGAGCTATCCAAGCCACTTCCAAACTGCAAAATCCTCCAGCGTGCTGGTGGAAAGCACAGGCTTCTGCTCTGATGACATGGGGGATGACGACGTATTTGAGGACAGTGCCTCCGTGAGGTTGAAAGCAAAAGAGCTGCGGGCACCACTCTGTTCAGTTGAGAAAGACAGTGACCTAGACTGCCCTTCTCCCCTGTCAGAAAAATTCCCCCCTCTTTCCCCTGTTTCCACGTCGGGGGATGCCTGCAG GATATGTCACTGTGAAGGAGACGAGGAGAGCCCCTTGATTACCCCCTGTCACTGCACAGGAAGTCTTCATTTTGTGCACCAAGCCTGCCTGCAACAGTGGATCAAGAGCTCAGACACCCGATGTTGTGAACTCTGCAAGTATGAGTTCATCATGGAGACCAAATTAAAACCTCTACGAAAG TGGGAGAAGTTGCAGATGACGGCCAGTGAGAGGAGGAAGATCATGTGCTCTGTAACATTCCATATCATTGCCATCACCTGCGTCGTGTGGTCTCTGTATGTCCTTATAGACAGGACTGCTGAAGAGATTAAACAGGGACAGACTACTG GGATTCTAGAGTGGCCATTTTGGACTAAGCTGGTAGTTGTGGCTATTGGCTTCACTGGAGGACTCCTGTTCATGTATGTACAGTGCAAAGTATATGTACAGCTGTGGAAGAGACTTAAGGCTTATAACCGAGTAATATATGTACAGAACTGTCCGGATACTAGCAAAAAGAGTATCTTTGAAAAACCTGCATTAATGGAGCCAAATGTTGAAAATAAAGAAATGCTTGGGGTCCACCTTTCGGATACAAACTCTTCACATTACACGGAGCCTGAAGACTGTGGTGCAGAAATCCTTCATGTCTGA
- the MARCHF8 gene encoding E3 ubiquitin-protein ligase MARCHF8 isoform X5: MKRGLWARSWRSLSLALEKDGPSCLKEQMAGSPTSVSAPHSFSRTSVTPSNQDICSSSAVFSECCHHSPVQSAVVLKNPHCQNSLTQGVTVTVICQDTLQASKRNSHGQDWVHALESAKNAKATRPLKFSKSLNDMDQKAQSTTEGSNYGERTCSEGKLTPTQEQCLRINRFNQKEKKSLNLRPFFSNSKHSYMPSLCTTYSSASGATENHHAVHIPLLDDKVDNETSSRSKKLLRYLFSFSHSSSASSLHKFHELESYPSHFQTAKSSSVLVESTGFCSDDMGDDDVFEDSASVRLKAKELRAPLCSVEKDSDLDCPSPLSEKFPPLSPVSTSGDACRICHCEGDEESPLITPCHCTGSLHFVHQACLQQWIKSSDTRCCELCKYEFIMETKLKPLRKWEKLQMTASERRKIMCSVTFHIIAITCVVWSLYVLIDRTAEEIKQGQTTGILEWPFWTKLVVVAIGFTGGLLFMYVQCKVYVQLWKRLKAYNRVIYVQNCPDTSKKSIFEKPALMEPNVENKEMLGVHLSDTNSSHYTEPEDCGAEILHV, translated from the exons ATGAAAAGAGGGTtgtgggccagaagctggaggagtctctctctagctttggagaaagatggacctagctgcctgaaGGAGCAAATG GCTGGCAGTCCAACCTCCGTTTCTGCTCCTCATAGCTTCTCTCGGACTTCTGTTACACCATCCAATCAGGacatctgcag TTCCAGTGCAGTGTTTTCTGAATGTTGTCATCACAGTCCAGTGCAGTCTGCTGTTGTCTTGAAAAATCCTCACTGCCAGAATTCTCTGACACAAGGGGTCACAGTGACAGTAATCTGTCAGGACACGTTACAGGCATCAAAGAGAAACTCCCATGGGCAGGATTGGGTCCATGCGCTCGAGTCTGCTAAAAATGCAAAAGCCACCCGTCCTCTTAAATTCTCCAAGTCCCTCAACGACATGGACCAGAAGGCACAGAGCACCACAGAGGGCTCTAACTATGGGGAGCGAACGTGCTCTGAAGGCAAACTGACCCCGACACAGGAGCAGTGTTTAAGGATTAACAGATTTAATCAGAAAGAGAAGAAATCGCTCAATCTCAGACCTTTTTTTAGCAATTCTAAACACTCTTACATGCCGTCTCTTTGCACCACCTACTCGAGCGCTTCGGGAGCAACCGAGAACCACCACGCGGTGCATATACCTCTCCTGGATGACAAGGTGGACAATGAGACATCATCAAGAAGCAAAAAGCTGCTGCGCTacctcttctccttctcccacaGCTCGAGTGCCAGCAGCCTGCATAAGTTCCATGAACTAGAGAGCTATCCAAGCCACTTCCAAACTGCAAAATCCTCCAGCGTGCTGGTGGAAAGCACAGGCTTCTGCTCTGATGACATGGGGGATGACGACGTATTTGAGGACAGTGCCTCCGTGAGGTTGAAAGCAAAAGAGCTGCGGGCACCACTCTGTTCAGTTGAGAAAGACAGTGACCTAGACTGCCCTTCTCCCCTGTCAGAAAAATTCCCCCCTCTTTCCCCTGTTTCCACGTCGGGGGATGCCTGCAG GATATGTCACTGTGAAGGAGACGAGGAGAGCCCCTTGATTACCCCCTGTCACTGCACAGGAAGTCTTCATTTTGTGCACCAAGCCTGCCTGCAACAGTGGATCAAGAGCTCAGACACCCGATGTTGTGAACTCTGCAAGTATGAGTTCATCATGGAGACCAAATTAAAACCTCTACGAAAG TGGGAGAAGTTGCAGATGACGGCCAGTGAGAGGAGGAAGATCATGTGCTCTGTAACATTCCATATCATTGCCATCACCTGCGTCGTGTGGTCTCTGTATGTCCTTATAGACAGGACTGCTGAAGAGATTAAACAGGGACAGACTACTG GGATTCTAGAGTGGCCATTTTGGACTAAGCTGGTAGTTGTGGCTATTGGCTTCACTGGAGGACTCCTGTTCATGTATGTACAGTGCAAAGTATATGTACAGCTGTGGAAGAGACTTAAGGCTTATAACCGAGTAATATATGTACAGAACTGTCCGGATACTAGCAAAAAGAGTATCTTTGAAAAACCTGCATTAATGGAGCCAAATGTTGAAAATAAAGAAATGCTTGGGGTCCACCTTTCGGATACAAACTCTTCACATTACACGGAGCCTGAAGACTGTGGTGCAGAAATCCTTCATGTCTGA